In a genomic window of Drosophila takahashii strain IR98-3 E-12201 chromosome 3L, DtakHiC1v2, whole genome shotgun sequence:
- the Afg3l2 gene encoding mitochondrial inner membrane m-AAA protease component AFG3L2 produces the protein MAFRLFGTAKTMAGLMRRNYTAGSLTEKVQRTSSMGATGNGVYILPAELSPLLRYIVKQIQLLCKKPPKGFEKYFEAGGKSSGQPKGTAGDKKPGSSGTSKSASEKPSTSSPASAKPPRSQTESKSDWNFGMFSNSTRGPAGRGGNTPGGRPLGEGGGGGDRERWILLGAIGAVVLVGSFAFFEMGYKEISWKEFVNSYLTKGVVEKLEVVNKKWVRVRLQQNSNSGGGVLWFNIGSVDSFERNLETAQAEQGTESINFVPVIYRNEVEAASLTGLLPTLLIIGFLVYMMRKSADMMGGGRGRKGGGLFGGVMQSTAKLTNPTEIGVGFKDVAGCEEAKIEIMEFVNFLKNPQQYIDLGAKIPKGAMLTGPPGTGKTLLAKATAGEANVPFITVSGSEFLEMFVGVGPSRVRDMFAMARKHAPCILFIDEIDAVGRKRGGKTFGGHSEQENTLNQLLVEMDGFNTTTNVVVLAATNRVDILDKALMRPGRFDRQIYVPAPDIKGRASIFKVHLGNLKTSLDKNELSRKMAALTPGFTGADIANVCNEAALIAARDSKDSIVLKHFEQAIERVIAGMEKKTNVLAPEEKRTVAHHEAGHAVAGWFLEHADPLLKVSIIPRGKGLGYAQYLPKDHYLLSKEQLFDRMCMTLGGRVAEELFFNRITTGAQDDLKKITDIAYSQVVRFGMNEKVGQVSFDVGQAGDPVFSKPYSEDTAQIIDSEVRSIIKCAHEATTSLLTTHKADVQKVAERLLQNEVLSRDDMIELLGPRPFKEKSTYEEFVEGTGSFEEDTTLPEGLKSWNKEKERPEPLDAGSTPTPPPPTKPVTAQSS, from the exons ATGGCGTTCCGGCTGTTTGGCACGGCCAAAACGATGGCCGGATTGATGCGGCGCAACTACACAGCGGGCTCGTTGACGGAAAAG GTCCAACGCACCTCATCCATGGGAGCCACGGGCAATGGAGTCTACATACTGCCCGCGGAGCTGTCGCCCCTGCTGCGCTACATAGTCAAACAGATCCAGCTGCTCTGCAAGAAGCCACCGAAGGGTTTCGAGAAATATTTCGAGGCCGGCGGCAAGTCCTCTGGCCAGCCCAAAGGAACCGCCGGCGACAAGAAGCCCGGATCGTCGGGAACCAGCAAATCCGCCTCGGAGAAGCCCAGCACATCGTCACCCGCCTCGGCCAAGCCCCCACGATCCCAGACGGAATCGAAGTCCGACTGGAACTTCGGCATGTTCAGCAACAGCACGCGGGGACCGGCGGGAAGGGGCGGCAACACGCCCGGCGGAAGGCCCCTGGGCgagggcggcggcggcggcgacaGGGAGCGGTGGATCCTCTTGGGCGCCATCGGAGCCGTCGTCCTGGTCGGCTCGTTCGCCTTCTTCGAGATGGGCTACAAGGAGATCTCCTGGAAGGAGTTCGTCAATAG CTACCTGACCAAGGGCGTGGTGGAGAAGCTGGAGGTGGTCAACAAGAAGTGGGTGCGCGTGCGGCTTCAGCAGAACAGCAACAGCGGCGGTGGAGTCCTGTGGTTCAACATCGGCAGCGTCGATAGCTTTGAGCGGAACCTGGAAACGGCCCAGGCGGAGCAGGGAACCGAGTCCATCAACTTTGTGCCCGTCATCTACCGCAACGAGGTGGAGGCCGCCAGTTTGACGGGCCTGCTGCCCACGCTGCTCATCATCGGCTTTCTGGTCTACATGATGCGAAAGTCGGCGGACATGATGGGCGGTGGCCGAGGACGCAAGGGAGGTGGCCTCTTCGGCGGCGTTATGCAGTCCACCGCCAAGCTGACCAATCCCACAGAGATTGGAGTGGGTTTCAA GGACGTTGCCGGTTGCGAGGAGGCCAAGATCGAGATCATGGAGTTCGTGAACTTCCTGAAGAACCCGCAGCAGTACATCGATCTGGGCGCCAAGATACCAAAGGGGGCCATGCTCACTGGCCCACCTGGCACGGGTAAAACGCTTTTGGCCAAGGCCACCGCCGGCGAGGCGAACGTGCCCTTTATCACCGTGTCGGGATCCGAGTTCCTCGAGATGTTTGTGGGCGTCGGACCGTCTCGTGTCCGCGACATGTTCGCCATGGCCCGCAAGCATGCTCCCTGCATCCTGTTCATCGACGAAATCGACGCCGTGGGTCGGAAACGCGGTGGCAAGACCTTCGGCGGCCACTCGGAGCAGGAGAATACCCTCAACCAGCTGCTGGTCGAGATGGATGGCTTCAATACCACAACAAACGTGGTGGTGCTGGCGGCTACCAATCGTGTGGATATCCTGGACAAGGCTCTCATGCGACCAGGTCGCTTCGATCGGCAGATCTACGTGCCGGCTCCGGATATCAAGGGCAGGGCGAGCATCTTCAAGGTGCATCTGGGTAACCTGAAGACATCGCTGGACAAGAACGAGCTGAGCCGGAAGATGGCGGCCCTGACGCCCGGTTTCACAGGCGCCGACATAGCCAATGTGTGTAATGAAGCCGCTTTGATTGCCGCCCGCGACTCCAAGGACTCGATTGTCCTCAAGCACTTCGAGCAGGCCATCGAGCGTGTTATCGCCGGCATGGAAAAGAAGACCAATGTCCTGGCGCCGGAGGAAAAGCGAACTGTGGCCCATCACGAGGCTGGCCATGCGGTGGCCGGCTGGTTCTTGGAGCACGCCGATCCCCTGCTCAAGGTGTCGATCATCCCGCGCGGCAAGGGTCTGGGCTACGCGCAGTATCTGCCCAAGGATCACTACTTGCTTTCGAAGGAGCAGCTGTTCGATCGCATGTGCATGACCCTCGGCGGCCGTGTGGCCGAGGAGCTGTTCTTCAACCGCATCACCACGGGTGCCCAGGATGATCTGAAGAAGATCACCGACATCGCCTACTCGCAGGTGGTGCGTTTCGGCATGAACGAGAAGGTCGGACAGGTCAGCTTCGATGTGGGCCAGGCCGGCGATCCCGTCTTCAGCAAGCCCTATTCGGAGGACACCGCCCAGATAATCGACAGCGAGGTGAGGTCGATCATCAAGTGCGCCCACGAGGCCACCACCAGTCTGTTAACCACGCACAAGGCGGATGTGCAGAAGGTAGCGGAGAGACTGCTGCAAAACGAAGTCCTCAGCCGAGATGACATGATCGAGCTGCTGGGCCCGCGACCCTTCAAGGAGAAGTCCACCTACGAGGAGTTCGTCGAGGGAACCGGCTCCTTCGAGGAGGACACCACGCTGCCCGAAGGCCTCAAGAGCTGGAACAAGGAGAAGGAGCGTCCGGAGCCTCTGGACGCCGGCAGCACGCCCACTCCGCCGCCGCCCACCAAGCCCGTCACTGCCCAGAGCAGTTAG
- the LOC108066716 gene encoding uncharacterized protein: MEGPQEVKLADLPVEIWERVLSHLDVKHHKLLREVSDELEDISNSYVLHRYKCYELAHQKSPKNKRDYKARVVLQVIRYVVSYFTDKDYESHIVLSLLTLQGEEYAVRAQLKKFLVNFLFRLESPLNDFTAEGKKQLQLRRLHYTMALIRLLRQFRNFRIIGIGMPLLHWILEIELDNTLFGTIEEVKQSESQRRVYFMVIIAELLFYEMRHKTCSREMDTDGTMYNYGILSESTATRTPRLQIKFEVQGPQSVINLLHDVTTGTDDPSKPFNMPPESVFTANITVKSFRGPNYLYNGDFHINILKLSDLYE, translated from the exons atGGAGGGGCCTCAAGAAGTTAAGTTGGCGGACTTGCCAGTTGAGATCTGGGAGAGGGTCCTTTCCCATTTGGACGTGAAACATCATAAATTATTACGGGAAGTATCAGATGAGCTAGAAGACATCAGCAATTCTTATGTATTGCACCGCTACAAGTGCTATGAGTTAGCCCATCAGAAAAGTCCAAAAAATAAGCGCGACTACAAAGCTAGGGTCGTGTTGCAG GTAATTCGGTACGTGGTTAGCTACTTTACCGATAAGGACTACGAGTCACATATTGTCCTCAGCTTGTTGACCCTCCAAGGTGAGGAATACGCGGTGAGAGCTCagctaaaaaaatttcttgttaatttTCTGTTCCGTTTGGAGAGCCCATTGAATGATTTTACTGCTGAGGGCAAGAAACAACTTCAACTCAGACGCCTCCATTATACAATGGCATTAATCAGACTGCTGCGA CAATTTCGAAATTTCCGGATCATAGGCATTGGCATGCCCCTGTTGCACTGGATTTTGGAGATAGAGCTGGACAATACCTTGTTCGGAACCATTGAAGAGGTCAAGCAAAGTGAGTCCCAGAGACGTGTATACTTTATGGTCATTATTGCCGAGCTGCTTTTCTACGAGATGAGACACAAAACTTGTAG CAGAGAGATGGATACTGATGGTACCATGTACAACTATGGTATCCTTTCCGAATCAACAGCTACACGCACTCCACGGCTACAGATCAAGTTCGAGGTGCAGGGACCGCAGAGTGTAATTAATCTACTGCATGATGTCACCACCGGAACAGACGACCCTAGCAAACCTTTTAACATGCCTCCGGAATCGGTCTTTACTGCTAACATCACGGTTAAGAGTTTTCGAGGACCCAACTATCTGTATAATGGCGATTTtcacattaatattttaaagttgtcTGATCTATATGAGTGA
- the LOC108066715 gene encoding uncharacterized protein, whose translation MELWHKLRGQLSDFFFVNYPYIALYSGMGVAITAYLHYQWKIHHYDLMYWKHLAEVFSQDIDCFQLAILLVIFAINAIFVFIILSVYLRPALDHGGEMSLLEIKDRYAQFILIRLIARLDRIQSKLSAKRKSLTFQHYARAHTNMVKAVAMFRKDARKLILPNESEILMPIEDIYGVAEDEERLLRRSGYYKLIIDTTDETVKALFNAK comes from the coding sequence ATGGAGCTCTGGCATAAGCTGCGTGGGCAGCTGAGCGACTTCTTCTTCGTAAACTACCCATACATAGCGCTCTATAGCGGAATGGGCGTGGCAATAACCGCCTACTTGCACTACCAGTGGAAAATACATCATTACGACTTGATGTACTGGAAGCATTTGGCGGAGGTCTTCTCGCAGGACATCGACTGCTTCCAGCTGGCCATCCTTCTGGTGATTTTCGCGATCAATGCCATTTTCGTGTTTATCATCCTGAGCGTCTACCTGCGCCCAGCCCTCGACCATGGCGGTGAGATGTCGTTGCTGGAGATCAAGGATCGCTATGCCCAGTTCATCCTGATCCGCCTGATCGCCCGACTCGATCGCATCCAGTCGAAGTTGTCGGCGAAACGGAAGAGTCTCACCTTCCAGCATTATGCCAGGGCACACACCAATATGGTCAAGGCGGTGGCCATGTTTCGCAAGGATGCGCGCAAGCTGATCCTGCCCAACGAGTCGGAGATCCTGATGCCCATCGAAGACATCTACGGCGTGGCCGAGGACGAGGAGCGATTGCTGAGGCGATCGGGCTACTACAAACTGATCATCGACACCACCGACGAGACCGTCAAGGCACTTTTCAACGCCAAATGA